Proteins from a single region of Blastocatellia bacterium:
- a CDS encoding DUF4286 family protein yields MVIYEITAIVSPALTQAFERYMREQHIPDVLATGYFTAACFASSTSGRYRVRYEATSQESLDRYLTECAPRLRADFVAHFPDGIQLEREVWQRLERWTGPSSVCG; encoded by the coding sequence ATGGTCATATACGAGATCACAGCCATTGTATCACCAGCCTTGACGCAAGCGTTTGAACGCTACATGCGAGAACAACACATTCCTGACGTACTGGCGACGGGCTATTTCACTGCTGCGTGTTTTGCTTCGAGCACATCGGGTCGTTATCGGGTTCGATACGAAGCGACGAGTCAGGAGTCGCTCGACCGGTACCTGACGGAGTGCGCTCCTCGGTTGCGAGCAGACTTTGTCGCACATTTTCCTGATGGCATTCAGTTGGAACGCGAGGTCTGGCAGAGACTGGAACGTTGGACCGGTCCCTCATCAGTCTGCGGTTGA